A DNA window from Pelomicrobium methylotrophicum contains the following coding sequences:
- the ccoG gene encoding cytochrome c oxidase accessory protein CcoG has protein sequence MKTLDQSIQKANASGGDDSLEVALYEVRKKIYPRAVSGVIARWRIALVALTQLVYYGVPWLTWNDRQAVMFDLAHRKFYLFGVVFWPQDFILLTALLVISALSLFLFTAVAGRLWCGFACPQTVYTEIFLWIEQWVEGDRMKRMKLDEAPMDLRKLRTKATKHGLWIALSLWTGITFVGYFTPIRELLGEIARLSLGPWETFWVLFYGFATYGNAGWMREQVCKYMCPYARFQSVMFDSDTLIVTYDYHRGEPRGPRARSADRKVLGLGDCVDCGICVQVCPTGIDIRNGLQYECIGCGACADGCNQVMAKMGYPRGLIRFSTENAIGGKYPDAEIVRHLFRPRVLIYSAILFAIVAATAATLYLRVPLKVNVIRDRATLVRETADGRLENVYRLQIFNTTERPRSYTVTASGIEGLELKGESQPIRVEGASSRMVSVRLLAERTAVRKGSNPVVFHVQAIDDERVRTGEKSSFIAR, from the coding sequence ATCAAGACGTTGGATCAGTCGATTCAAAAAGCGAACGCTTCGGGAGGGGACGACAGCCTCGAGGTCGCCCTGTACGAAGTCCGCAAGAAGATTTACCCGCGGGCGGTCTCGGGCGTGATCGCCCGTTGGCGCATCGCCCTGGTCGCGCTCACCCAGCTCGTGTACTACGGCGTGCCCTGGCTCACGTGGAACGACCGGCAGGCGGTGATGTTCGACCTCGCCCACCGCAAGTTCTACCTCTTCGGCGTCGTCTTTTGGCCCCAGGACTTCATCCTGCTCACGGCGCTTCTGGTGATCTCGGCCCTGTCGCTCTTTCTGTTCACTGCCGTGGCGGGCCGCCTGTGGTGCGGCTTCGCTTGCCCCCAGACGGTCTACACGGAAATCTTCCTGTGGATCGAGCAGTGGGTCGAGGGCGACCGCATGAAGCGCATGAAGCTGGATGAGGCGCCCATGGACCTGCGCAAGCTCCGGACCAAGGCGACCAAGCACGGCCTGTGGATTGCCCTCTCCCTTTGGACCGGGATCACCTTCGTGGGCTACTTCACCCCGATCCGGGAGTTGCTTGGGGAGATCGCGCGGCTCTCCCTGGGACCGTGGGAGACGTTCTGGGTGCTCTTTTACGGCTTTGCCACCTACGGCAACGCCGGCTGGATGCGGGAGCAGGTGTGCAAGTACATGTGCCCCTACGCCCGCTTCCAGAGCGTGATGTTCGACTCGGATACGCTGATCGTCACCTACGATTACCATCGCGGCGAGCCGCGGGGACCGCGCGCTCGCTCCGCCGACAGGAAGGTGCTGGGGCTCGGCGATTGCGTGGACTGCGGCATTTGCGTGCAGGTGTGCCCGACCGGCATCGACATCCGCAACGGCCTTCAGTACGAGTGCATCGGCTGCGGGGCGTGCGCGGACGGCTGCAACCAGGTGATGGCCAAGATGGGCTACCCGCGGGGGCTCATCCGCTTCTCCACGGAGAATGCGATCGGGGGGAAATACCCGGATGCCGAGATCGTGCGGCACCTGTTCCGGCCCCGGGTGCTGATCTACTCGGCCATTCTATTCGCCATCGTGGCGGCGACGGCGGCCACGCTCTACCTGCGGGTGCCGCTCAAGGTCAACGTGATCCGAGACCGGGCGACGCTGGTGCGGGAGACGGCCGATGGTCGGCTCGAAAACGTCTACCGGCTGCAAATCTTCAATACCACGGAGCGCCCGCGCAGCTACACGGTCACCGCCAGCGGCATCGAGGGGCTGGAGCTGAAAGGGGAATCCCAGCCCATCCGGGTGGAAGGGGCCTCGTCGCGAATGGTGTCGGTGCGGCTACTGGCCGAACGGACGGCGGTGCGGAAAGGCTCGAACCCGGTGGTGTTCCATGTGCAAGCCATCGACGACGAGCGGGTGAGGACCGGTGAGAAATCCAGCTTCATCGCCCGCTGA
- a CDS encoding FixH family protein has protein sequence MRNPASSPAERRGQALRARPWYREPWVWGLFAGPATVVAAGFVTLWLAVKSDDGLVVDDYYQQGLAVHQVLERERAALRRGVTAEVRWAEGGRRVVVQLAVKEGAPPAVLVLKVIHPTRAGHDQTLRLRAEGGGVFRGALSPLAPGRWVLNLEDEGGTWRLTGDLWYPERPTVQLAPRPASS, from the coding sequence GTGAGAAATCCAGCTTCATCGCCCGCTGAGCGAAGGGGGCAGGCGCTGCGGGCGCGCCCCTGGTACCGGGAGCCGTGGGTCTGGGGGCTGTTCGCCGGACCCGCGACGGTGGTCGCGGCCGGCTTCGTGACCCTGTGGCTCGCCGTGAAGAGCGACGACGGGCTGGTGGTGGACGACTACTACCAGCAGGGGCTTGCAGTCCACCAGGTGCTGGAGCGGGAGCGCGCCGCGCTTCGCCGGGGCGTGACCGCCGAAGTGCGGTGGGCGGAGGGCGGGCGCAGGGTGGTGGTCCAGCTCGCGGTGAAGGAGGGCGCGCCGCCGGCGGTGCTGGTGCTCAAGGTGATCCACCCGACCCGGGCGGGCCACGACCAGACGTTGCGGCTACGCGCGGAGGGCGGAGGCGTGTTCCGCGGCGCGCTCTCGCCGCTCGCCCCCGGGCGCTGGGTGCTCAACTTGGAGGACGAAGGCGGCACCTGGCGGCTCACGGGCGATCTGTGGTACCCCGAGCGGCCGACGGTGCAGCTTGCTCCCCGGCCTGCTTCATCCTGA
- a CDS encoding DUF3149 domain-containing protein: protein MSAALELLLDSDFGRLSLFTIGFIVGMGIFLLVWLARKSRGPKP from the coding sequence ATGTCTGCGGCATTGGAACTGCTACTCGACTCCGATTTCGGCCGCCTGAGCCTGTTCACCATCGGCTTCATCGTCGGGATGGGCATCTTCCTGCTGGTGTGGCTCGCCCGAAAATCCCGCGGACCGAAGCCATGA
- a CDS encoding molybdopterin-dependent oxidoreductase — MKTPTVDFSRRRFLKIAGAAGFGALASPADLFAQYRHLGPVTVANPLEFYPNRDWERMYRDIYRHDRTFVFMCCPNDTHNCLLNAYVKNNVVVRIEPTYGYGKAQDLYGNRASHRWDPRCCQKGLVLARRFYGDRRVKGAFIRKGFKEWADRGFPRDPVTGAPPRELMRRGWDSWVKVSHEEAYRYHARALYDIAKTYSGEQGRKYLLAQGYDPDMVEALEGAGTRTFKFRGGMAFQGACRIVGAFRMGNTMALLDHHLRGVPPELAKGAGAWDSYSFHTDLPPGHPMVCGEQTNDFELFDTENAKLIVVWGMNWITTKMPDSHWLTEARLKGAKTVAVTVEYSATATKCDEVIVIRPGTDPAFALGLAQVMIAEGLYDQGFVKRFTDLPTLVRLDTLERLRAADVFPGHRDSAPKNWAQIVPQGQAAPPTPLQKGIQVPEYLAKELSDVVMWDTRSGRPVAVAHGQLGEHFDRLGVDPALSGAFEVTLVDGTQVKVRPVFDLMRQYLDQNMTPAQVARITWAPEQAIRALARDIAAAEGRTLIACGMGPNQFWNNDNKDRAIWLVLALAGSLGRHGGNIGSYAGNYKLTLFSGVGRFAAEDPFAPELDPSKPPRIRYYGRYESMHYWANGERLMKAGTRKITTGAHVPTPTKAIWQVNSNSSLGNQKGHYDVVNNTLPKAECVVYNEWWWTASCEYSDIVYGVDSWMEFKFPDMTASNTNPFVQVYPRTPVRRAFATVSDNETYLGVARELAKLTGDPRFERMWHFIAEGRAEVYLQRIIDGSATLKGYRFEDLEALAARGIPALINTRTYPRVNSYEQVQESKPWYTRTGRLEFYRPEPEFIEAGENLIVHREPSDATFYDPCAIVAAPHPALRPKTPAEWGIAAEDRSHMTRQMRNTTYDVEALLATRHPLLERGWRYVFHTPKYRHGAHTMPIDTDFMAALFGPFGDMYRRDRRSPGAGEMYVDMNPLDAKELGIADGDYVWIDGDPADLPFRGWDDPARRDEYKVARLMARARYYPGTPRGITRMWFNGYMATPGSVRAHETRPDGAAKSQETHYQALFRYGGHQSLTRTWLKPTHQTHSLITRKLGGHELNKGFQADVHCVTGAPREAIARFTKAEDGGLGGKGLWRPVALGLRPAAESAALKQYLDGGFIRVTRA, encoded by the coding sequence ATGAAAACCCCCACCGTTGATTTTTCCCGGCGCCGTTTCCTCAAGATAGCCGGCGCCGCCGGCTTCGGCGCATTGGCAAGCCCGGCCGACTTATTCGCCCAGTACCGCCACCTGGGTCCCGTAACCGTGGCTAATCCGCTGGAGTTCTATCCCAACCGGGACTGGGAGCGCATGTACCGGGACATTTACCGTCACGACCGCACGTTCGTGTTCATGTGCTGCCCGAACGACACGCACAACTGCTTGCTCAATGCCTACGTCAAGAACAACGTGGTGGTCAGGATTGAGCCCACCTACGGCTACGGTAAGGCCCAGGACCTTTATGGCAACCGCGCTTCCCACCGCTGGGATCCGCGCTGCTGCCAGAAGGGGCTCGTGCTCGCCCGCCGCTTCTACGGCGACCGGCGCGTGAAAGGCGCGTTCATCCGCAAGGGCTTCAAGGAATGGGCGGACCGCGGTTTTCCGCGCGACCCGGTCACGGGCGCGCCGCCGCGCGAGCTCATGCGCCGGGGCTGGGATTCGTGGGTCAAGGTGAGCCACGAGGAGGCATACCGCTACCATGCCCGCGCGCTCTACGACATCGCCAAAACCTACTCGGGCGAGCAGGGCCGCAAATACCTGCTCGCGCAGGGTTACGACCCGGACATGGTGGAGGCGCTCGAGGGGGCGGGCACCCGCACCTTCAAGTTTCGCGGAGGAATGGCGTTCCAAGGCGCCTGCCGCATCGTGGGCGCCTTCCGCATGGGCAACACGATGGCGCTGCTCGACCATCACCTGCGCGGCGTGCCGCCTGAGCTGGCCAAGGGCGCCGGAGCCTGGGATTCCTATTCGTTCCACACCGATCTTCCTCCCGGCCATCCCATGGTGTGCGGGGAGCAGACCAACGACTTCGAGCTGTTCGACACTGAAAACGCGAAGCTCATCGTGGTATGGGGCATGAACTGGATCACCACCAAGATGCCCGACAGCCACTGGCTCACCGAGGCGCGCCTGAAAGGGGCAAAGACGGTCGCGGTGACCGTGGAATATTCCGCCACCGCGACCAAGTGCGACGAGGTGATCGTCATTCGTCCTGGAACCGATCCGGCTTTTGCGCTAGGGCTCGCCCAGGTCATGATCGCGGAGGGGCTTTACGACCAAGGCTTCGTCAAGCGATTCACCGACCTGCCGACGCTGGTGCGGCTCGACACGCTCGAGCGGCTGCGGGCGGCCGACGTGTTCCCGGGGCACCGCGATAGCGCGCCGAAGAACTGGGCCCAGATCGTGCCGCAGGGACAGGCGGCGCCGCCGACGCCGCTGCAGAAGGGGATCCAGGTGCCCGAATACCTGGCGAAGGAGCTCTCCGACGTGGTCATGTGGGATACGCGCAGCGGCCGGCCCGTCGCGGTGGCGCACGGGCAGCTCGGCGAGCATTTTGACCGCCTCGGCGTGGATCCCGCGCTCAGCGGGGCTTTCGAGGTCACGCTCGTGGACGGCACCCAGGTTAAGGTGCGGCCCGTGTTCGATCTCATGCGTCAATACCTCGACCAGAACATGACCCCGGCGCAGGTCGCCCGCATCACGTGGGCGCCCGAGCAGGCGATCCGCGCGCTCGCGCGTGACATCGCCGCCGCCGAGGGGCGGACGCTGATCGCCTGCGGGATGGGGCCCAACCAGTTCTGGAACAACGACAACAAGGACCGGGCGATTTGGCTGGTGCTCGCCCTCGCAGGCTCGCTCGGCCGCCACGGCGGCAACATCGGCAGCTACGCCGGCAACTACAAGCTGACGCTCTTTTCCGGCGTCGGCCGCTTCGCGGCCGAGGACCCGTTCGCCCCGGAGCTCGATCCGTCGAAGCCGCCGCGGATCCGTTACTACGGGCGCTACGAATCCATGCACTACTGGGCGAACGGCGAGCGTCTGATGAAGGCGGGGACCAGAAAGATCACCACCGGCGCCCACGTGCCCACGCCGACCAAGGCGATCTGGCAGGTGAACTCGAACTCCTCGCTGGGCAACCAGAAGGGCCACTACGACGTGGTGAACAACACGCTGCCCAAGGCCGAGTGCGTGGTGTACAACGAATGGTGGTGGACCGCCTCCTGCGAGTACAGTGACATCGTCTACGGGGTGGACTCGTGGATGGAATTCAAATTCCCGGACATGACCGCCTCCAACACCAACCCCTTTGTGCAGGTTTATCCGCGCACGCCAGTGCGGCGCGCCTTCGCCACGGTGTCGGACAACGAGACCTACCTCGGGGTCGCGCGCGAGCTCGCGAAGCTCACCGGCGATCCGCGCTTCGAGCGCATGTGGCACTTCATCGCCGAGGGGCGCGCTGAGGTCTACCTGCAGCGCATCATCGACGGCTCGGCCACGCTCAAGGGCTACCGCTTCGAGGACCTGGAGGCGCTCGCCGCGCGCGGCATCCCAGCGCTCATCAACACCCGCACCTACCCGCGCGTGAACAGCTACGAGCAGGTGCAGGAATCGAAGCCGTGGTACACCCGCACCGGGCGGCTCGAGTTCTATCGGCCGGAGCCGGAGTTCATCGAAGCGGGCGAGAACCTGATCGTGCACCGGGAGCCGTCGGACGCCACCTTTTATGACCCGTGCGCGATCGTGGCCGCACCCCACCCGGCGCTGCGTCCGAAGACACCGGCCGAGTGGGGGATCGCTGCCGAGGACCGCAGCCACATGACGCGCCAGATGCGCAACACGACCTACGATGTCGAGGCGCTGCTCGCCACGCGGCACCCGCTGCTCGAGCGAGGCTGGCGCTACGTGTTCCACACGCCCAAGTACCGGCACGGCGCCCACACCATGCCGATCGACACGGACTTCATGGCGGCGCTGTTCGGTCCCTTCGGCGACATGTACCGCCGCGACAGGCGCAGCCCCGGCGCTGGCGAGATGTACGTGGATATGAATCCCCTGGACGCCAAGGAGCTCGGCATCGCCGATGGTGATTATGTCTGGATCGACGGCGACCCAGCAGATCTGCCCTTCCGCGGATGGGACGACCCCGCTCGTCGCGACGAATACAAGGTCGCCCGTCTGATGGCGCGCGCCCGTTACTACCCCGGCACACCGCGCGGCATCACGCGCATGTGGTTCAACGGCTACATGGCGACTCCCGGTTCGGTCAGGGCGCACGAGACGCGGCCCGACGGGGCGGCCAAAAGCCAGGAGACGCACTACCAGGCGCTGTTCCGCTACGGAGGCCACCAGTCACTCACCCGCACCTGGCTCAAGCCGACGCATCAGACCCACTCGCTCATCACCCGCAAACTGGGCGGCCACGAGCTCAACAAGGGCTTTCAGGCGGATGTGCACTGCGTGACCGGTGCCCCGCGGGAAGCGATCGCGCGCTTCACCAAGGCCGAGGACGGCGGGCTCGGGGGCAAGGGGCTGTGGCGTCCGGTGGCGCTGGGCTTAAGGCCCGCGGCGGAAAGTGCGGCGCTCAAGCAGTACCTCGACGGTGGCTTCATCCGCGTCACCAGAGCATAG